A genomic region of Metopolophium dirhodum isolate CAU chromosome 1, ASM1992520v1, whole genome shotgun sequence contains the following coding sequences:
- the LOC132949979 gene encoding uncharacterized protein LOC132949979: MRTIRESKRLARSATLIGKPDQGRAIECAAAHAASAHSFKGGDFCRFADWRFIHRARLNLVPLNGSSSWRSGDQRCRRCANPIESLAHTVNHCMRYSSLYMARHNALIARIKKAAAVKFEIITENQVVGAQRLRPDLIIRKGSTTLIIDATVPSENRIEAFKVAAAEKVAKYEELRKELAESFGGDVTVVPFIVGALGSWDPCNDDLVKKICSRSYGSLLRKLCVSEVISFTRDIYTEHISGVRARHG; this comes from the coding sequence ATGAGGACTATCCGGGAGTCAAAGCGCTTGGCTCGGAGTGCGACGCTGATCGGGAAACCCGACCAGGGTCGTGCCATTGAGTGTGCGGCGGCGCATGCCGCCTCGGCGCACTCCTTTAAGGGTGGCGACTTTTGCCGCTTTGCCGACTGGCGGTTTATACACAGGGCCAGACTTAACTTGGTGCCCCTAAATGGTTCCTCCTCCTGGAGGTCTGGAGACCAGCGGTGTAGACGATGTGCTAATCCTATCGAAAGCCTAGCGCACACCGTCAACCACTGCATGCGGTACTCCAGCCTCTACATGGCAAGGCATAATGCTCTAATTGCGAGAATCAAGAAGGCGGCTGCTGTGAAATTCGAGATCATCACCGAAAACCAGGTGGTCGGCGCGCAGCGACTAAGGCCCGACCTCATCATTAGGAAGGGGTCCACGACGCTGATCATCGACGCCACCGTTCCCTCCGAAAACAGGATTGAAGCGTTCAAGGTTGCGGCTGCCGAGAAGGTCGCGAAGTATGAGGAGCTGCGGAAGGAGCTAGCCGAAAGCTTCGGGGGCGATGTCACTGTTGTCCCTTTCATCGTTGGCGCACTGGGGTCGTGGGACCCCTGCAATGATGACCTGGTGAAGAAGATCTGCAGCCGTTCGTATGGGAGTCTCCTGAGGAAGCTGTGTGTTAGCGAGGTCATCTCGTTCACCAGGGACATCTACACGGAGCACATCAGCGGCGTCCGCGCTAGACACGGATAA
- the LOC132934871 gene encoding uncharacterized protein LOC132934871, whose amino-acid sequence MSYRTIASTDSENEHFSESIDIRPSFSKTKPGLKRSAEKTSVKKPMKKKQNKMNASYRDNISERLRSEDFDVEVFNSLTFRQGDGVVTIKTPFEEKGKDLWVLSHYKVTNIENVPVKDRWKFSEATVRLYTTDESKDQTLHTGLNETMQIIFDKLLTDPKRQTIKSKTVV is encoded by the exons atgtcgtacCGTACAATTGCTTCAACTGATTCAGAG aatgaacattttagcgaatcaattgatataagaccgtctttttcaaaaacaaaacctgGATTAAAACGTTCTGCAGAAAAAACAAGTGTtaaaaaacctatgaaaaagaagcagaataaaatg aatgcatCATACAGAGATAATATCAGCGAACGCTTGAGATCAGAagattttgatgttgaagtatttaattCGCTAACATTCAGACAAGGAGATGGCGTTGTGACAATAAAGACGCCTTTTGAAGAAAAAGGAAAGGATCTTTGGGTGCTAAGTCATTATAAGGTTACTAACATCGAGAATGTACCAGTAAAGGACAg atGGAAGTTCAGTGAAGCTACTGTTAGATTGTACACGACCGACGAATCAAAAGATCAAACACTTCATACTGGTCTTAATGAGacaatgcaaattatatttgataaattactaacCGATCCAAAGCGTCAAACTATTAAAAGCAAGAcggttgtttga
- the LOC132949996 gene encoding uncharacterized protein LOC132949996 has translation MAGDEEVARVKRLKRSCEVKRKSYVNKIRAVHSVAVRSAEDTSVVPQLLVMVESLDHLLSSFTIEDEALLNYLLDLELDNEYPDTEGVEMFELVSFSKATAHRFMQYCPDQITTSTHGGSQVSLNDVGQNVQKSDEQVITDNVAIDVSPGAVQSTKAGSVRSSGGQVIKPTRLPEIPLPTFEGDIYEWVTFRDRFTTSVDNRTYLSDIDKFYYLVGCCKGAARDAIRGIPVSDHNYRLAWSTLEERFDKPRLVARSLIEKLLNAPRAPSENLVELNKLLVVFDEGVSLLESLHLPDLGDFILFSIAARCLPTYSIKLFEAQLANGFPTVQELLKFVKSRVAILECIPPEPTSKQSNSHKSTKTASHNARKPPLHTSMVTSSNPSKVSPSCKCCTGTHGLTSCPKFKGWTQENRNNWARVNKICFRCLRTGHWVTKCKSSNVCGQCSRRHHSLLHSAGFAAPSKEENSSDEGQPDVATTSSCLGQNTSPSVILGTALIHMSDNVGVLHTVRALIDSASQISAITSECTNRLGLRMQKWTLPVSGIGGVQVQNVLGLVRCQVQPRFSPDPVFNFDAWVFPTITADMPRQPLSRSIADKYQHLALADPSFINPGTIDVLLGADLFAQILNGKRVSVGDAFPTAFGTVFGWTIIGPVSNSTSNISVSCHTSLTTSVETLLEKFWALEEPDAAPEQFTQEGQCEAIFRDGCTRDNSGRFCVPLLFRQAISVDTFRGSRAVAEKRFEHLEKKLATNPRLRSLYCDFMSEYLTLGHMSPAKSNGDYYIPHHAVYRPTDKDPKIRVVFDASATSYSGVSLNDCLLPGPKLQRDVVDVLLLYRVHRFAFTTDISKMYRQVSVSPSHRRYQHILWRSSPDRMLQAYELNTVTYGINCAPYLAIKVLRSIAEQDYSDLPFVKEALLYQTYVDDICAGGDTLDEALSLQDGLIRVLHCAGMELKKWASNTPVLLDKIPSEDRTCEPLSLDDSTGTGTKVLGLQWSHQDDAFMYIFQPERHVCTKRGMLSLIARMFDPLGLLSPVTFFAKTLMQRVWKAGLSWDEQLPSDIAEIWCSFVTDLSNLQCVRIPRFIGRPLLAVPEADIPNTTRTLEQRWKLVSQCVQAFWRRWRNEYLQTLQIRSRWTSDAPNISVDDMVVIKDANTPPLKWRMGRMIEVLPGSDKVIRVVRLRTATGIVTRPVVKVVKLISHP, from the coding sequence ATGGCTGGTGATGAAGAAGTCGCGCGGGTCAAGCGGTTGAAACGTAGTTGTGAAGTCAAACGCAAGAGTTACGTCAATAAAATACGTGCAGTCCATAGTGTGGCCGTTCGGAGTGCGGAGGACACGTCTGTGGTACCCCAGCTATTGGTAATGGTTGAATCCCTCGATCACTTGTTGTCGTCCTTTACCATCGAAGATGAAGCattgttgaattatttgttGGATTTAGAGCTTGACAATGAATATCCCGACACGGAGGGCGTCGAGATGTTCGAATTGGTCTCGTTTTCAAAAGCAACCGCCCATCGTTTTATGCAATACTGCCCCGACCAAATAACAACGTCTACACACGGCGGTTCACAGGTGTCATTAAACGATGTCGGCCAGAATGTCCAAAAGTCAGACGAACAAGTGATTACCGACAATGTTGCCATAGATGTGAGCCCAGGTGCCGTCCAATCAACTAAAGCAGGTTCTGTGAGGTCTAGTGGTGGTCAAGTCATCAAACCTACCCGCTTACCTGAGATACCACTGCCCACGTTCGAGGGCGACATTTATGAGTGGGTTACATTTCGTGATCGATTCACAACATCGGTGGACAATCGAACATATTTATCCGATATCGATAAGTTCTACTACTTGGTTGGGTGTTGTAAGGGGGCTGCTCGAGATGCTATTCGAGGCATTCCGGTATCAGACCACAATTACAGGCTGGCGTGGTCCACTCTCGAGGAAAGATTTGACAAACCCCGTCTGGTGGCACGCTCACTAATCGAGAAACTGTTAAACGCACCACGAGCTCCTTCAGAAAATTTAGTTGAGTTAAACAAATTGTTAGTGGTATTCGATGAAGGCGTATCGTTGCTCGAGTCCCTGCATCTACCAGATTTAggcgattttatattattctccaTAGCCGCTCGATGCTTGCCTACCTATAGCATCAAGTTATTCGAAGCCCAACTAGCCAACGGGTTTCCTACGGTACAAGAGTTGTTGAAGTTTGTAAAATCTCGTGTGGCCATATTAGAATGCATTCCACCAGAGCCTACATCAAAACAATCAAACTCTCACAAATCTACTAAGACTGCATCTCATAATGCGAGGAAGCCGCCACTGCATACCTCTATGGTTACAAGCAGCAACCCGTCAAAGGTATCACCGTCTTGCAAATGTTGCACGGGTACTCATGGTCTAACGTCATGCCCAAAGTTCAAGGGTTGGACGCAAGAAAATCGTAACAATTGGGCGCGAGTCAATAAGATTTGTTTTCGATGCCTACGTACAGGACACTGGGTGACCAAGTGCAAGTCTTCAAATGTATGCGGTCAATGCTCCCGAAGGCATCACTCGCTTCTGCATTCAGCTGGATTTGCTGCTCCGTCCAAAGAAGAGAATTCATCGGATGAGGGGCAACCAGACGTTGCCACCACATCGTCATGTCTTGGCCAAAATACTTCACCGTCGGTCATTCTCGGTACAGCTCTCATACACATGTCTGACAACGTTGGCGTGTTGCATACGGTCCGGGCGCTCATTGATTCAGCCTCACAAATTAGTGCTATTACTTCGGAGTGCACGAATCGTTTGGGACTCCGGATGCAAAAGTGGACATTACCTGTATCCGGTATCGGTGGTGTTCAGGTACAAAACGTTTTGGGGTTAGTGCGCTGTCAAGTACAACCAAGATTTTCACCAGATCCCGTCTTCAATTTTGATGCGTGGGTGTTTCCGACGATTACGGCTGATATGCCACGACAACCGCTATCCCGTTCGATAGCAGATAAATATCAGCATCTTGCCCTAGCGGATCCCTCATTTATTAACCCTGGTACCATCGATGTTTTATTAGGCGCAGACCTGTTTGCCCAAATTCTAAATGGAAAACGTGTGTCTGTAGGCGATGCTTTTCCGACAGCATTCGGAACGGTATTTGGATGGACGATCATCGGGCCGGTTTCAAATTCAACTTCCAATATTTCTGTGTCTTGCCATACATCACTTACTACTTCTGTCGAAACGCTGCTAGAGAAGTTCTGGGCGCTTGAAGAACCCGACGCGGCACCAGAACAGTTTACGCAGGAGGGGCAGTGTGAAGCAATATTTCGTGATGGCTGTACCCGCGATAATTCTGGTCGCTTTTGTGTACCGCTCTTGTTCCGCCAAGCAATTTCTGTTGACACTTTCCGTGGATCACGCGCCGTAGCTGAGAAGCGCTTCGAGCACTTGGAGAAGAAATTAGCCACTAACCCTCGTCTCCGAAGTTTATATTGTGATTTCATGTCTGAGTATTTGACGTTGGGACACATGTCTCCAGCCAAGTCCAATGGGGATTACTACATCCCACACCATGCCGTCTATCGCCCTACCGATAAAGACCCGAAAATACGAGTAGTGTTCGATGCTTCCGCGACATCGTATTCCGGCGTTTCTTTGAATGATTGCTTGCTTCCGGGACCGAAGTTACAGCGCGATGTTGTGGACGTCCTATTATTGTATCGGGTTCACCGATTTGCCTTCACAACTGATATAAGCAAGATGTACCGTCAGGTATCTGTATCTCCGTCGCATCGACGGTACCAACATATTTTGTGGAGATCATCGCCCGATCGAATGTTGCAAGCTTATGAACTCAACACTGTGACTTACGGCATCAACTGTGCCCCCTACCTCGCGATTAAGGTGTTGCGGTCTATTGCTGAGCAGGATTATAGTGACCTTCCATTCGTAAAGGAAGCTTTATTATATCAGACATACGTGGATGACATCTGCGCAGGCGGCGACACGTTGGACGAGGCCCTCTCCCTTCAAGATGGTCTTATTCGAGTTTTACATTGTGCTGGCATGGAGTTGAAAAAATGGGCCAGTAATACGCCCGTCCTACTTGATAAGATCCCCTCTGAGGACAGAACGTGCGAACCACTGTCGCTCGATGATTCTACTGGCACAGGGACGAAGGTATTGGGTTTACAATGGTCCCATCAAGATGACGcctttatgtatatttttcaacccGAACGACACGTCTGCACGAAACGCGGTATGTTGTCCTTGATAGCGCGAATGTTCGATCCACTCGGACTCTTATCACCTGTCACATTCTTTGCAAAAACATTAATGCAACGTGTATGGAAAGCTGGGCTGTCATGGGATGAACAGCTGCCTTCAGATATCGCGGAGATCTGGTGCAGTTTCGTTACCGATTTATCCAATCTACAATGTGTCCGCATCCCTCGATTTATAGGCAGACCGTTACTTGCCGTTCCTGAAGCAGACATTCCAAACACAACTCGGACCTTGGAACAGCGGTGGAAGTTGGTCAGCCAATGTGTTCAAGCGTTTTGGCGTCGGTGGCGCAATGAATACCTCCAAACTCTCCAGATTCGCAGTCGGTGGACCAGTGACGCTCCAAATATATCGGTTGATGATATGGTCGTAATAAAAGACGCCAACACTCCGCCGTTGAAATGGCGTATGGGTCGCATGATAGAGGTATTACCAGGCTCCGACAAGGTTATCCGAGTCGTCCGGCTCCGAACTGCTACGGGTATCGTGACCCGTCCGGTAGTAAAAGTGGTTAAACTTATTAGCCATCCCTAG
- the LOC132950001 gene encoding uncharacterized protein LOC132950001 translates to MKRKTIKKHERMSSSDEGLFEIEKFKKCSKTFLIKNTLNFIDYTLFFNYVRDKLILKLKESCLQSSIKFNLHVDSVYERILTQEVRDIAFKTSNTLACNSSNFNKLLNGMFNKLLSEQDQFLAKGSGWSLKTIDVLQLRINTVNPLRGRTYLDLPEYIKDKRAIINVKNNDAKCFKYSILSKFDNRSNKTYLNKKYFKMLETKSGLDFKCIDFPTPISQMKKFERTNDVSINIYSLNDKKHIFPLYICNTERKKHFDLFLFNNDETSHYCYIKNFSRFVRSQKTKNCTKLIICKRCFTTFGNKPCKSKLWGMKGLIEHQHNCRKNQLGKPIMFEEGDDDFIYFKSYKKTQRIPIVIYADFECILTPKKPDEFIQSCKKKKTYITHLHEIMSYGFYVKSTMILYQKS, encoded by the coding sequence atgaaaagaaaaacgattaaaaaacaCGAGCGGATGTCATCTTCTGACGAAGGTTTATTTGAAATCGAGAAATTtaagaaatgttcaaaaacatttttgattaagaatactttaaattttatagactacacgcttttttttaactatgttagagataaattaattttaaagttaaaagaatcatgtttacaatcatctataaaatttaatttacatgtggATAGCGTATACGAAAGAATACTCACTCAAGAAGTTCGGGACATAGCTTTCAAAACTTCTAATACACTTGCATGTAATTCAtccaatttcaataaattactaaatggaatgttcaataaattattatctgaacAAGACCAGTTTTTAGCGAAAGGATCTGGGTGGTCCCTTAAAACTATAGATGTATTACAATTGAGAATTAATACAGTGAATCCTCTCAGAGGAAGAACGTATCTAGATCTACctgaatatataaaagataaaagagcaattataaatgtaaaaaataacgatgctaaatgttttaaatattcaatactatctaagtttgataatcgatcgaataaaacttatttgaataagaaatattttaaaatgttagaaacaaaaagtggtttagattttaaatgtattgattttccaacaccaatcagtcagatgaaaaaatttgaacgtacaaacgatgtatcaattaatatttatagtttaaatgataaaaaacatatttttcctttgtatatttgtaatactgaaagaaaaaaacatttcgatctttttctgttcaataatgatgaaacatcacattactgttatataaaaaatttttcaagattcgttagaagtcagaaaactaaaaattgtactAAGCTAATTATATGTAAAAGATGTTTTACTACTTTTGGGAACAAACCGTGTAAAAGCAAACTTTGGGGTATGAAAGGATTGATTGAACATCAACATAATTGTAGAAAGAACCAATTAGGGAAACCTATAATGTTTGAAGAGggagatgatgattttatttattttaaaagttataaaaaaactcaaAGGATACCAATTGTTATTTATGCAGACTTCGAATGTATTTTAACTCCTAAAAAACCTGATGAATTCATTcagagttgtaaaaaaaaaaaaacatatattacacatttacatgaaattatgagttatgggttttatgtaaagtcgactatgatattataccaaaagAGTTAG